Genomic window (Fundidesulfovibrio terrae):
AACGTCGGTGTTCTTGGCCGGCTGCGGCTCCCGGACGGTCTTGGCCGGGGGCGGCCCGTCGCCCGCCCTGGACGCGGCGTCCTCGCCCTGGGGCTTGCCATCTCCCGCCTTGGCCGAGGGCGAGAGCTGCACTTCCATGTCGGTCAGGCGTTTCTGAAGGGCGTTCACACCCGTCAGGAGTTCCTGGAAGTCGCGCTGGCGCTGGTTGCCGCACTCCTCAAGCTGGGAACGCTGCTCCGAGAAGCGGGCCTCGAGTTCCGACTGCACGCGCTGGGCCTCCAGGCGAATGGACATCTTCTCCTCTTCCTGGCGCTTGCGCTCGCGCAGGACGTCCTCGAGCTGGGAGCGCGTTTCGGAGAGATCCTTCTCTAGGGCGAGATACCGGGTGGCCACCAGCGTGGACAGGGCGGCGGCAGCCGCCGTGACCACGGCGAAAAGGACGAAAGCTGCGGTTTTCATGTCTGGAAATTATCCCCCAAATGTTTCATGCTCAAGGCAAAACATTGCAAACGCCGGCCGGAAGGCATAGAGGACCCCTCGCCTATGAACCTCCCCATACTCCATCTCAAGAAGCACGAGGAACGCCGCCTCATGGCCGGACACCTGTGGGTGTTCTCCAACGAAGCGGACACGGCCCTGAGCCCCCTGAACACCTTTTCCGCCGGGGACCACGTCCTGGTCATGTCGGCCAGGGGCAAGCCCCTGGGCGTGGGCTACGTGAACCCGGGCTCGCTCATCCTGGCCAGAATCTGCGACAAGAGCCCCAGGGCCCGCCTGGACCGCGACTGGCTCCACGGCCGTTTGTCCCAGGCCCTGGCCCTGCGCGAGACATTCTTCGACCAGCCCTACTACCGCATGGTCTACGGCGAGGGCGACCATCTGCCCGGCCTCGTGGTCGACCGTTACGGCGACGCTTTGAGCGTGCAACTGCTCACGGCCGGAATGGAACGCATGCGCGAGGACGTCCTGGACGTCCTGGACGAGTTGGTCAAGCCGTCCTCCATCCTGCTCAAGGGCGACGTGCGCTCCCGCCAGCTCGAGGGGCTGCCGCTCGAGGTGGAGGCCGTTCACGGCACCCCTCCCTCGGAAGTAGACGTGCCCGAAGGCCCCGGACGTTACCGGGCCAGCCTGGCCACCGGCCAAAAGACCGGCTGGTTCTTCGACCAGCGTCCCAACCGCCTGGGTATCATGCCCCTGTGCTCCGGCAAGCGCGTGCTGGACGTGTTCAGCTACGTGGGCGCCCTGGGCGTGGGCGCGGCCCTGTCCGGCGCCGACGCGGCAGTCTGCGTGGACGCATCCCAGGCGGCCGTGGACCACGTGACCCAGAACGCCGAGCTGAACGGCGTCGCGGACCGCGTGAGCGCCGTCAAGGGCGACGCGGCCGAAGTGCTCGAGGAGTTCGCCCGCGAGGGCAGGCGCTTCGACGTGGTCAGCGTGGACCCGCCCGCCTTCGTCAAGCGCAAGAAGGACCTGGAAAACGCCATGGGCGCCTACCACAAGATCAACAAGCTGGCCGGGCGGCTCGTTACGCCGGGCGGATTTCTGCTCACGGCCTCCTGCTCGCAGCATCTCGAGGCCGGACAGTTCCAGCGCCTCGTGGCCTCGGCCCTCTCGGGGCGCAAGCGCGCCCAGCTCATCCGGCGCGGCGGACAGGGACCGGACCATCCGATCCATCCGTCCATGCCCGAAACCGACTATCTGAAATCGCTGCTTTTCCGGGTAAACGCTTCACAAAACCCGGAAAACGATTAATATACGCAAATCATGGCTAACGCCTTGGACGTGCTGCTCGGCCCCGTCGCGAACCTGGGGCGCTCCTTCCTGGGAACCGTGCTCGGGCTCGGTTCCTTTTTCGTGTTCACCTGCCGGGGGCTGATCCACATGTTCAGCCTGCCCCTGCAGTGGGCCAAGGCCGTGCAGCAGGTGTACTTCATCGGGGTGAAATCCGTGGCGGTGATCGCTCTGATCGGGCTGTTCACGGGCATGGTGCTGGGGCTTCAGGGCTACTACACCCTGGTGAAGTTCGGAGCGGAAGGGCTCCTGGGGGCGGCCGTCGCGCTGTCGGTCATCCGCGAACTGGGACCGGTTCTGACGGCCATCATGATCACCGGCCGGGCCGGTTCGTCCATGGCGGCGGAACTCGGCATCATGCGCATCTCGGAGCAGATCGACGCCCTCGACGCCATGGACGTCGACCCCGTGCGCTACCTGGTGGGTCCCCGCCTGGTCGCATCGCTCATCTGCTTTCCGCTGCTCACGGCCATGTTCGACGTCATCGCCCTGCTTGGCGGCTACCTGACGGGCGTGATGATGCTCGGCGTGAGCCCGGGCATCTACTGGGCGCGCATCCACGACAGCGTGGTGCTGCGCGACGTGAACGGCGGTTTCTCCAAGTCCCTGGTGTTCGCCCTGCTGGTGGCCGCGGTGTGCTGCTACGAGGGATTCTACGCCCACAGGCGTCCGGGAGTGTACGGGGCCAAGGGCGTGGGGCTGTCCACCACGTCGGCCGTGGTGACGTCGTGCGTGTGCATCCTGGCCTCGGACTACGCCCTGACGTCG
Coding sequences:
- a CDS encoding class I SAM-dependent rRNA methyltransferase, encoding MNLPILHLKKHEERRLMAGHLWVFSNEADTALSPLNTFSAGDHVLVMSARGKPLGVGYVNPGSLILARICDKSPRARLDRDWLHGRLSQALALRETFFDQPYYRMVYGEGDHLPGLVVDRYGDALSVQLLTAGMERMREDVLDVLDELVKPSSILLKGDVRSRQLEGLPLEVEAVHGTPPSEVDVPEGPGRYRASLATGQKTGWFFDQRPNRLGIMPLCSGKRVLDVFSYVGALGVGAALSGADAAVCVDASQAAVDHVTQNAELNGVADRVSAVKGDAAEVLEEFAREGRRFDVVSVDPPAFVKRKKDLENAMGAYHKINKLAGRLVTPGGFLLTASCSQHLEAGQFQRLVASALSGRKRAQLIRRGGQGPDHPIHPSMPETDYLKSLLFRVNASQNPEND
- a CDS encoding MlaE family ABC transporter permease, whose protein sequence is MANALDVLLGPVANLGRSFLGTVLGLGSFFVFTCRGLIHMFSLPLQWAKAVQQVYFIGVKSVAVIALIGLFTGMVLGLQGYYTLVKFGAEGLLGAAVALSVIRELGPVLTAIMITGRAGSSMAAELGIMRISEQIDALDAMDVDPVRYLVGPRLVASLICFPLLTAMFDVIALLGGYLTGVMMLGVSPGIYWARIHDSVVLRDVNGGFSKSLVFALLVAAVCCYEGFYAHRRPGVYGAKGVGLSTTSAVVTSCVCILASDYALTSFLL